In one window of Legionella fallonii LLAP-10 DNA:
- the dacB gene encoding D-alanyl-D-alanine carboxypeptidase/D-alanyl-D-alanine endopeptidase: MNKVLTGVCLWSLGAMSSFGASMQIDVDRLINRLNPRVNLGMVVVDLSSGDTLYKRNAERLFIPASNMKLFSEAAALMALGPDYRFKNQLSTNATQLQQGVLQGNLYLHLSGDPSFTRKDLRTLLAALKDWKISAIQGNVYIDSSLAAVPAYPPGWLTSDLSYSYGAPIAPLMLDANRLTVTVNPGAKVGEPAIVEMEDDNEGGIVLNNQVKTAANAKGCGVGFTLDNENKLTVRGCVAVGQWAVQQRLAIKNPLVFSQEMIKNQLAKANITLNGQVQLGKAPVGSLLIATEYSKPVSQLMADTLKPSDNLYADSLYLHAAAKLKGFAVNWNDAQPVIKNFLEQQTGIDFKKAIFTDGSGLSRYNLVTPEQTISLLKFLYQRFPLSYEYIAALPISGRDGTLQKRFKIPTQQGFVRAKTGTMTGMNSLSGYLYSANGHTLAFAMFINRVPGKSAGPGRPLIDALCTYFLQQSPVSSRLARVFAPHSRIKFQSNPTQGEVQRAHQAKWRRLESLVRAALKGQAVDVIYRGNELIVTDNQSDANKVWSALQSVAAKYPFAVALSSNVLSVTPSAKPMMLWVQTATPDSQGKRSWIIREAV; the protein is encoded by the coding sequence ATGAACAAGGTGCTAACTGGCGTGTGTTTATGGTCTCTAGGAGCGATGTCGTCTTTTGGAGCCAGTATGCAAATTGATGTGGATAGACTGATTAATCGTCTGAATCCGCGCGTTAATCTTGGGATGGTTGTTGTTGACTTATCTTCTGGCGACACACTCTATAAGCGTAATGCTGAGCGTTTATTTATTCCTGCAAGTAACATGAAGTTGTTTTCTGAAGCAGCTGCCTTAATGGCTTTAGGTCCAGATTATCGTTTCAAAAACCAACTAAGCACCAATGCCACTCAATTGCAGCAAGGTGTTTTGCAAGGCAACCTTTATTTGCATTTAAGTGGTGATCCTTCTTTTACCCGTAAGGATTTGCGAACGTTGCTGGCGGCCCTTAAAGATTGGAAAATCAGCGCCATTCAGGGCAATGTGTATATTGACAGTAGCCTTGCCGCTGTTCCTGCTTATCCACCAGGCTGGTTAACTTCAGATTTATCGTATAGTTATGGGGCTCCTATAGCACCGCTAATGCTTGATGCCAATAGGCTTACCGTTACAGTTAATCCTGGTGCTAAGGTAGGTGAGCCGGCCATAGTTGAAATGGAAGATGATAACGAAGGGGGCATTGTTTTAAATAATCAAGTTAAAACTGCGGCTAATGCTAAAGGTTGTGGTGTTGGTTTTACTTTGGATAATGAAAATAAATTAACAGTACGCGGTTGTGTTGCTGTTGGTCAATGGGCAGTGCAACAGCGTTTAGCGATTAAAAACCCGTTGGTGTTTTCCCAGGAGATGATCAAAAATCAGTTAGCGAAAGCTAATATTACACTTAATGGTCAAGTGCAATTAGGTAAAGCACCTGTGGGTTCTTTATTGATTGCTACAGAGTATTCCAAGCCCGTTTCTCAATTAATGGCAGATACGCTAAAGCCTTCAGATAATTTATATGCGGATAGTTTGTATCTTCACGCCGCAGCTAAACTTAAAGGTTTTGCTGTGAATTGGAATGATGCACAGCCTGTGATCAAAAACTTTTTAGAACAACAAACAGGTATTGATTTTAAAAAAGCGATCTTTACCGATGGTTCAGGTTTATCGCGTTATAATTTGGTAACGCCTGAGCAAACCATTTCATTATTAAAGTTTTTATATCAACGTTTTCCTTTGTCTTATGAGTACATTGCTGCCTTGCCTATATCGGGTCGTGACGGTACCTTACAGAAACGATTTAAGATTCCCACGCAACAAGGCTTCGTTCGCGCTAAAACTGGAACTATGACTGGTATGAATAGCCTCTCCGGTTATTTATATTCAGCAAATGGTCATACTCTAGCTTTTGCGATGTTTATCAATCGAGTGCCTGGCAAATCGGCCGGGCCTGGTCGTCCTTTGATCGATGCCTTATGTACTTATTTTTTACAACAAAGTCCAGTCTCCAGTCGATTAGCCAGGGTATTTGCTCCTCACAGTCGTATTAAGTTTCAGAGTAATCCCACTCAGGGAGAAGTACAGCGGGCACATCAGGCTAAATGGCGGCGTTTGGAATCCTTAGTTAGGGCCGCGTTAAAAGGACAGGCAGTGGATGTTATTTATAGAGGAAATGAATTAATCGTTACTGATAATCAATCGGATGCTAATAAAGTATGGTCTGCCTTACAGTCAGTAGCGGCTAAATATCCTTTTGCTGTTGCTTTATCCTCAAACGTTTTGTCGGTTACCCCATCAGCTAAGCCAATGATGCTTTGGGTACAAACAGCAACACCTGATTCTCAAGGAAAACGTTCTTGGATTATCCGCGAAGCGGTATAA
- a CDS encoding ParB/RepB/Spo0J family partition protein: protein MTTEFSYLPIEHLQASQYQPRQDFNSSALQELAQSIASQGLIEPLVVRRIAKQHYEIIAGERRWRAAKLAGLTAVPCLIGEYTDKQACALTLIENIQREDLNLIEEANGYRRLMDEFHYHQDEIAALVGKSRSHIANILRLLSLTEHLKTLIRDKVLSLGHARVLVGLSPDQQEWFASKALDEQWSVRQLEQAIKLHKSKSVGQPQNAKKDRDVERLQTLLSEQVGAPVQIINDNAAGGWLQVKFFDNDTLAGLLERLGLRYD, encoded by the coding sequence ATGACTACTGAGTTTAGTTATTTACCTATAGAACATTTACAAGCAAGTCAATATCAACCAAGGCAAGACTTTAATTCTTCAGCGCTACAAGAGTTAGCTCAATCTATAGCATCGCAAGGGTTAATTGAACCTTTGGTTGTTCGTCGTATTGCAAAACAGCACTATGAAATTATTGCTGGTGAACGTAGGTGGCGAGCAGCCAAGCTAGCGGGTCTTACAGCGGTACCTTGTCTTATTGGCGAATATACTGATAAACAAGCTTGCGCCTTAACTTTAATTGAAAATATTCAGCGTGAGGATTTAAATTTAATCGAAGAGGCTAATGGTTATCGTCGTTTAATGGATGAATTTCATTATCATCAAGATGAAATTGCGGCCTTAGTTGGTAAATCACGCAGTCATATCGCGAATATTTTACGTTTGCTAAGTCTAACCGAACACCTTAAGACTTTGATTCGTGATAAGGTTCTGTCTTTAGGCCATGCTCGGGTTTTAGTTGGGCTAAGTCCAGATCAGCAAGAATGGTTTGCTTCTAAAGCGCTTGATGAGCAATGGTCGGTAAGACAATTAGAGCAAGCAATAAAATTACATAAAAGCAAGAGCGTCGGGCAACCCCAAAACGCGAAAAAGGATAGAGACGTAGAGCGGTTACAAACATTGCTATCAGAACAAGTAGGCGCACCTGTACAAATAATAAACGATAATGCGGCTGGTGGATGGTTACAAGTCAAATTTTTCGATAATGATACCTTAGCAGGCCTTTTGGAGCGCTTGGGCTTAAGATATGATTAG
- a CDS encoding AMP-binding protein: protein MSKPYKNLAELLESAAYTNPTQSFTFTTYDNHSSESITFVELLIKAREIAAIIQNKVQRGDRVILLFAPGINFITAFYGCIISGAIAVPLPPPVNVESAIRFENVVKNSQPKLILSEKKVTSKLYAIAKIGRLRKLPFFISIYNYFSKISWSQTTFIHHKIQMFGLPWVELDALKKKEKNLKLNEIDSEPFEHCYIQYTSGSTRQPQGVIMNHANVISNLEGIKTRLNVTSSDVAVSWLPYYHDMGLIGYLFGPIMYRASCYLMSPFDFLRNPYNWLHNISEHGGTVTSAPNFAYDLCVSKITEEQKSNLDLSTLHIAMSGGEPIQADTLQRFTEKFKECGFNYDAFVPAYGLAESTVAVSMKGRKEPVIYLNLDKDDLRQNTVSVLPMDAVEGKLLYSCGKLLPDQEVVIVNTENNTVVKSDNIGEIWLKGPYVAQGYWEDSVDANQIFTSFLQDGSGPYLRTGDLGFIHKEHLYITGRFKDLIIIRGHNYYPHDIEQTIEQCYSGIKQGYTVAFSINSAFEEKLVIVSEIVSSKIFNNEECIDAIKNAVSKSHGLAPYEIVLIPAKTLQKTTSGKIQRQKTKQLFLNKSLPIIGHWRTKDEAHSIVTAVHHPSYAPNDVHKWLLSWIKAKKNLSEDEINKIKDVAHLGMDSLHLTEFVVDLKNKFNISIDPLDLLNCGSIEQLAHHLVSLRRN from the coding sequence ATGTCGAAACCTTATAAAAATTTAGCTGAATTATTAGAAAGCGCTGCTTATACCAATCCCACACAATCCTTCACTTTTACAACCTATGACAATCACTCATCAGAATCCATAACTTTTGTTGAGCTGCTCATTAAAGCAAGAGAGATTGCTGCCATAATTCAAAATAAAGTCCAACGCGGGGATAGAGTCATATTGTTATTTGCACCTGGCATTAATTTTATTACTGCATTTTATGGTTGTATTATATCTGGGGCTATAGCTGTTCCCTTGCCTCCACCGGTTAATGTCGAGTCCGCTATTCGTTTTGAAAACGTGGTCAAAAATTCGCAGCCTAAATTGATTCTTTCTGAAAAGAAAGTAACTAGTAAACTGTACGCCATAGCAAAAATAGGTCGATTAAGAAAGCTCCCTTTTTTTATATCCATTTATAATTATTTTTCTAAAATCTCTTGGTCGCAAACTACATTTATTCATCATAAGATTCAAATGTTTGGTTTGCCTTGGGTTGAGCTTGATGCGTTGAAAAAGAAAGAAAAAAATCTCAAATTGAATGAGATAGATTCTGAACCATTTGAACACTGCTACATTCAATATACTTCCGGTTCAACGAGACAGCCTCAGGGCGTTATAATGAATCATGCCAATGTCATCTCCAACCTTGAAGGGATAAAGACAAGGTTAAATGTAACATCGTCTGATGTGGCAGTTAGCTGGCTTCCTTATTATCATGATATGGGATTGATTGGCTATTTATTTGGTCCAATCATGTACCGTGCTAGTTGTTATCTTATGTCCCCCTTTGATTTTCTCAGAAACCCTTATAATTGGCTGCATAATATCTCTGAGCATGGCGGTACGGTTACCTCCGCACCTAATTTCGCTTATGATCTATGTGTGAGTAAAATAACAGAAGAGCAAAAAAGTAATTTAGATTTAAGTACTCTTCACATAGCAATGTCTGGTGGAGAACCTATACAAGCAGATACGTTACAGCGTTTTACAGAGAAATTTAAAGAGTGTGGTTTTAATTATGATGCTTTTGTACCGGCATATGGTCTTGCTGAATCTACTGTTGCCGTGTCGATGAAAGGACGCAAAGAACCGGTAATTTATTTGAACTTAGATAAAGATGATTTGAGACAAAATACCGTTTCTGTACTACCCATGGATGCAGTAGAAGGAAAATTACTTTATAGCTGTGGTAAGTTATTGCCAGATCAAGAGGTTGTTATTGTTAACACCGAAAATAATACGGTAGTGAAAAGTGATAATATAGGTGAAATTTGGTTAAAAGGACCTTATGTTGCCCAAGGATATTGGGAGGATTCCGTTGATGCAAATCAGATATTTACTTCCTTTTTACAGGATGGTTCGGGGCCTTATTTACGAACTGGAGACCTTGGGTTTATTCATAAAGAACATTTATATATTACGGGGCGATTTAAAGATTTAATTATTATCCGTGGCCATAATTATTATCCACATGACATAGAGCAAACAATAGAGCAATGTTATTCGGGAATAAAACAGGGATATACCGTTGCTTTTTCAATTAATAGTGCCTTCGAGGAAAAATTAGTTATTGTTTCAGAAATAGTGTCATCTAAGATCTTTAATAATGAAGAGTGTATTGATGCAATAAAAAATGCGGTGAGCAAATCTCATGGATTGGCTCCTTATGAAATAGTGCTGATTCCGGCAAAAACACTACAAAAAACTACTAGCGGTAAAATTCAAAGACAAAAGACAAAACAATTATTTCTTAATAAATCACTGCCCATTATTGGTCATTGGCGAACAAAAGATGAAGCGCATTCAATAGTCACTGCTGTACATCATCCAAGTTATGCCCCAAACGACGTACATAAATGGCTATTGAGTTGGATTAAGGCGAAGAAAAATTTATCCGAAGATGAGATAAATAAAATAAAGGATGTTGCTCATTTGGGTATGGATTCACTGCATTTAACTGAGTTTGTGGTTGATTTAAAAAATAAATTTAATATCTCGATAGATCCTTTGGATTTATTAAATTGTGGCTCTATTGAGCAATTAGCTCATCACTTGGTGTCTTTAAGGAGAAATTAA
- a CDS encoding aromatic ring-hydroxylating oxygenase subunit alpha, with amino-acid sequence MSSKTKTIKNEITTDWYTSPDIYEQEQQLLFANKLIYIGHELMVPDINDYRVLSNNTEILVHNKNGIELISNICRHHQALMLEGCGNSNKIVCPIHMWCYNNEGTLLKTPHFSHEHSRHLPVKKLKTWSGLLFSGDLDPSPICFDNQLIIMDDLDFTDYAYSNSVSFRHDFNWKVFIDNYLDDYHVRPFHPGLRNLVDCNQILWQFGKNYSSQKVGIQKNLFKKGPDAYKNWHHALLEYRNNAPPEYGAVWFLLYPNIMIEHYPEMLTISVVIPDGPERCINTVDFFYPKKVIDTYQEIIHLSQIAYHETAKEDETICDRIFRGKKSLAEQGIDDTGPYQLPSEAGIPPFHDYLLNILGKHLK; translated from the coding sequence ATGTCATCCAAAACTAAGACAATTAAAAATGAAATCACCACGGACTGGTATACTAGTCCCGATATTTATGAGCAGGAACAACAGCTGCTTTTCGCAAATAAACTAATTTATATTGGCCATGAATTAATGGTTCCTGACATTAATGATTACCGCGTATTGTCTAATAATACAGAAATTCTGGTACACAATAAAAACGGTATAGAACTTATTTCTAATATTTGCCGGCACCACCAAGCGCTGATGTTAGAGGGATGCGGGAATAGCAATAAAATAGTATGCCCTATTCACATGTGGTGTTATAACAACGAGGGCACCTTATTAAAAACACCTCATTTTAGCCACGAGCACAGCCGTCATCTACCGGTAAAAAAATTAAAAACCTGGAGTGGGCTACTCTTTTCTGGTGATTTAGATCCATCTCCAATTTGCTTTGATAATCAATTAATTATAATGGATGATCTGGATTTTACTGATTATGCCTACTCTAATAGCGTATCATTCAGACACGATTTTAATTGGAAAGTATTTATTGATAATTATCTCGATGATTATCATGTTAGACCCTTTCACCCAGGCTTAAGAAACCTGGTTGATTGCAATCAAATCTTATGGCAATTCGGTAAAAACTACTCTAGTCAAAAAGTTGGAATTCAAAAAAATTTATTTAAAAAAGGTCCTGACGCTTATAAAAACTGGCATCATGCCCTTTTAGAATACCGTAATAATGCCCCGCCAGAATATGGAGCCGTTTGGTTTTTACTCTATCCTAACATTATGATTGAACATTACCCTGAGATGCTTACTATCAGCGTGGTCATTCCTGATGGGCCTGAACGATGCATCAATACAGTAGACTTTTTTTATCCTAAAAAAGTAATAGACACTTATCAAGAGATTATTCATTTATCGCAGATTGCTTATCATGAAACAGCAAAAGAAGATGAAACCATATGCGATCGCATTTTTAGAGGAAAAAAATCATTAGCGGAACAAGGTATAGATGATACAGGTCCCTATCAACTGCCCAGTGAGGCAGGAATACCGCCCTTTCACGATTACTTATTGAATATCTTAGGTAAACATTTAAAGTAA
- a CDS encoding alpha/beta hydrolase has product MDHIHLNGGEHAVMLLYGLSGSPLEIIYLATKLNEEGYSVEIPHIPGYEHSVQGEIIKPHEFWVNSAIDYFHQMKRKYKSVSIGGLSAGAVLCLRLAELVGNEVSALILLSTTLYTDGWSIPWYQVFLPLLYFSPFRYKLSFKESEPFGIKNLERRAIASKGMTENAVSITGGSAISLFKLYQARQLNHLVIKNLSLITCPTLVIHAVEDDTASLKNMELVLANISSPFVKQLTLQDSYHIITVDNEKEKVVQSCIDFLQQALLDG; this is encoded by the coding sequence ATGGATCATATACATTTAAATGGGGGAGAGCATGCTGTCATGCTGCTTTATGGATTAAGCGGCAGCCCATTAGAAATTATTTACCTGGCAACGAAGCTGAATGAAGAGGGCTATTCTGTTGAAATTCCCCACATTCCAGGTTACGAACATTCAGTTCAAGGTGAAATAATTAAACCTCATGAGTTTTGGGTAAATAGCGCTATAGATTACTTTCATCAAATGAAGAGAAAATATAAATCAGTATCCATAGGAGGTTTATCTGCTGGAGCAGTTCTTTGTCTTCGATTAGCTGAGCTAGTAGGTAATGAGGTGTCCGCTTTAATTCTATTGTCAACAACCTTATATACCGATGGATGGAGCATTCCTTGGTATCAAGTATTTCTCCCTTTACTTTATTTTAGTCCATTCCGCTATAAGCTATCTTTTAAAGAAAGTGAACCATTTGGCATTAAAAATCTTGAGCGTCGTGCAATAGCATCCAAAGGCATGACCGAGAACGCTGTCTCCATTACAGGAGGCTCAGCAATATCTCTATTTAAACTCTATCAAGCACGTCAACTCAATCATCTTGTGATCAAAAATTTATCGTTAATTACCTGCCCAACACTAGTCATTCATGCAGTAGAGGATGATACAGCCAGTTTAAAAAATATGGAGCTCGTTTTGGCAAACATCTCATCACCTTTTGTGAAACAATTAACTTTACAAGACAGTTATCATATTATTACGGTGGATAATGAAAAAGAAAAAGTCGTGCAATCATGTATTGATTTCCTCCAACAAGCTTTATTAGACGGCTAA
- a CDS encoding CPBP family glutamic-type intramembrane protease yields MIIDWPLIIVLFCLSVPGVCITITRLIYFLLPNNTDELKKRMSRFAIIQTLFMVFVMSFAGAVLSFRTGLHAPLLEALLQGKAGFDAFKIILLPTLFCALFGLLIFFILYYAVVGKILDEHSFKVMANLRQALRLDGCVLYGGVVEEVIARWGLMNLIVFFAILFAGQNSNAIIWTSIVLSGLMFGVGQIPVYLAAGCRSSRRLIYSILLLCLWQSLVFGFLFWQYGVIAAIFAHMLFHFGWYFFDMRQG; encoded by the coding sequence ATGATAATCGATTGGCCTTTAATTATTGTATTGTTTTGTCTCTCTGTTCCTGGTGTTTGCATTACAATAACACGGCTAATTTATTTTCTACTACCCAATAATACCGATGAACTGAAAAAGAGAATGAGTCGCTTTGCGATAATACAAACGCTCTTTATGGTATTTGTCATGAGTTTTGCCGGAGCTGTTTTATCGTTTCGAACTGGATTACATGCTCCTTTACTCGAAGCGCTTTTGCAAGGTAAAGCCGGTTTTGATGCGTTTAAGATTATTTTATTACCTACTCTTTTTTGTGCTCTTTTTGGATTACTTATTTTTTTCATTCTTTATTATGCTGTGGTGGGTAAGATTCTTGATGAGCATAGTTTTAAAGTAATGGCCAATTTGCGTCAGGCTTTGCGTCTTGACGGTTGTGTTCTCTATGGTGGTGTTGTCGAGGAAGTCATTGCTCGATGGGGGTTAATGAACTTAATTGTATTTTTTGCCATCCTTTTTGCTGGCCAAAATAGTAATGCCATTATATGGACTTCCATTGTTTTAAGTGGGTTGATGTTTGGCGTGGGGCAGATTCCGGTCTATCTGGCCGCTGGATGTCGCTCAAGTAGACGATTAATTTATTCTATTTTATTACTTTGCCTATGGCAGTCTTTGGTGTTTGGCTTTTTATTCTGGCAATATGGAGTGATTGCTGCAATTTTCGCGCATATGCTGTTTCACTTTGGTTGGTATTTTTTCGATATGCGTCAAGGATAA
- the rsmB gene encoding 16S rRNA (cytosine(967)-C(5))-methyltransferase RsmB translates to MKKKKTGTPGDSIVQKKPNERLQALKILTSLLVDKASLSQLMPASAELSPMTKELCFGFCRHYFRLEAMAGHLVKKKPKEIEIWIILLMGFYQLHYMHIPDYAVVKETVALLEKIKKIWAKGLINAVLRNFCRQQNEIIATLANDAAFLYGQPNYLLKHLQADWPNDWQSIAASNDAHPPMTLRVNLRKKSVDEYLKILQEAGMEAVTHCAAPEGVTLKVPCDVHSLPGFAEGWISVQDGAAQLAASLLSLEPGLRVLDACCAPGGKTCHMLEREPNLKECVAIDVEPKRLKRVGENLTRLRLQATLLEGNALSPQQWWDGQRFDRILLDAPCSATGVIRRHADIKLLRTEEEIIAVTQVQYAMLRSLWPLLAPGGLMVYATCSVISEENEKQIAKFVATHSDCTIVKINGAWGRATGHGQQILPGEQGMDGFFYSVLLKDEK, encoded by the coding sequence ATGAAAAAAAAGAAAACCGGGACGCCTGGGGATTCTATTGTTCAAAAGAAGCCTAATGAACGGCTTCAGGCCCTAAAAATACTGACTTCATTATTAGTGGATAAAGCCTCTTTATCTCAACTGATGCCCGCCTCTGCTGAACTGTCTCCTATGACCAAAGAATTGTGCTTCGGATTTTGTCGGCATTATTTTAGGTTAGAAGCTATGGCCGGTCATTTGGTGAAAAAAAAGCCCAAAGAGATAGAAATATGGATTATCTTGTTAATGGGGTTTTATCAATTACACTATATGCACATCCCTGATTATGCGGTGGTTAAAGAAACAGTCGCTTTATTGGAAAAAATAAAAAAAATATGGGCTAAAGGCCTTATCAACGCGGTTTTAAGAAATTTTTGTCGTCAGCAGAATGAGATTATTGCTACCTTAGCTAATGATGCAGCTTTTCTTTATGGTCAACCTAATTATTTATTGAAACATTTACAGGCTGACTGGCCTAATGATTGGCAAAGTATTGCTGCATCTAATGATGCTCATCCTCCCATGACCTTACGCGTGAATTTAAGAAAAAAATCGGTAGATGAGTATTTAAAAATACTGCAAGAGGCTGGGATGGAAGCAGTGACTCATTGTGCTGCACCAGAGGGAGTTACTCTAAAAGTTCCCTGTGATGTGCACAGTCTTCCTGGTTTTGCAGAGGGTTGGATTTCGGTGCAGGATGGAGCAGCACAGTTGGCCGCATCTTTATTGTCCTTAGAGCCGGGGTTGCGCGTATTAGATGCTTGTTGTGCCCCTGGCGGTAAAACGTGCCATATGTTGGAGCGTGAACCTAACCTTAAAGAATGTGTTGCTATAGATGTTGAGCCTAAGCGACTGAAACGAGTTGGTGAAAATCTAACGCGACTACGTTTACAAGCGACTTTATTAGAAGGGAATGCCTTGTCTCCGCAACAATGGTGGGATGGGCAGCGTTTTGACCGTATTTTATTAGATGCCCCCTGTTCAGCCACGGGAGTGATAAGGAGGCATGCAGATATTAAGCTGCTGCGTACAGAAGAAGAAATTATAGCTGTTACTCAGGTGCAGTATGCTATGTTGCGTTCTTTATGGCCATTATTGGCTCCAGGTGGTTTAATGGTTTATGCCACTTGTTCCGTTATTTCTGAAGAAAATGAGAAACAAATTGCCAAATTTGTAGCAACACATTCTGATTGCACTATAGTTAAAATTAATGGTGCATGGGGAAGAGCAACAGGACATGGACAACAAATTTTACCCGGAGAGCAGGGAATGGATGGCTTTTTCTATAGTGTGTTACTAAAGGATGAGAAATGA
- the fmt gene encoding methionyl-tRNA formyltransferase, producing the protein MSGLNIVFAGTPEFGLPCLNALNQSEHHLTAIYTQPDRPAGRGRKLQASAVKEWALAHNLPVYQPVNFKTPESIAELAALKPDVIVVIAYGLILPKAVLDIPRLGCVNVHASVLPRWRGASPIQHAVLHGDSYSGVTLMQMDVGMDTGDMLCTVECPITSLDTAGSLHDRLAQISAQPLLATLDALAGNTVQPEKQNNELVTYAGKINKEDALIHWGDSAIAIDRKIRAFNPWPIAYTNLEQDVLRIHQAQVVNVTCSQPPGTIVQLDKKGMLVSTGDQGLLVTKIQFPGAKAVTVADWLNSGKTTLHTGLVLQ; encoded by the coding sequence ATGAGTGGTTTGAATATTGTTTTTGCAGGCACCCCTGAATTTGGATTGCCTTGTCTTAACGCGCTAAATCAATCAGAACATCATCTTACAGCGATTTATACCCAGCCGGATCGTCCCGCGGGGCGTGGACGTAAATTGCAGGCTTCTGCTGTAAAAGAATGGGCTTTAGCGCATAATCTTCCCGTCTACCAACCGGTTAATTTTAAGACCCCTGAATCCATTGCTGAGCTGGCCGCCTTAAAACCTGATGTGATAGTGGTTATTGCCTATGGGCTCATATTACCCAAAGCAGTATTGGATATACCTCGATTAGGCTGTGTTAATGTCCATGCATCAGTATTGCCTAGATGGCGTGGTGCATCTCCTATTCAACATGCGGTTTTGCATGGGGATAGTTATTCCGGTGTAACTCTCATGCAAATGGATGTAGGAATGGATACGGGTGATATGTTGTGTACAGTAGAATGTCCTATAACTTCTCTTGATACAGCAGGAAGCCTGCATGATCGCTTAGCACAAATTTCTGCTCAACCTTTATTAGCTACTTTGGATGCATTAGCGGGAAATACAGTGCAACCAGAGAAACAAAATAATGAATTGGTAACCTATGCCGGTAAAATTAATAAGGAAGATGCATTAATTCACTGGGGAGATTCTGCCATCGCGATTGATAGGAAAATTCGTGCTTTTAACCCCTGGCCTATCGCTTATACTAATTTGGAACAAGACGTTTTGCGTATTCATCAAGCTCAAGTAGTTAATGTAACGTGTTCCCAACCCCCAGGAACCATTGTCCAATTGGATAAAAAAGGAATGCTTGTCAGTACAGGTGATCAAGGACTACTGGTGACTAAGATTCAATTTCCCGGAGCTAAGGCTGTTACTGTGGCTGACTGGTTAAACTCTGGTAAAACCACTTTGCATACAGGCCTGGTATTGCAATGA